A region from the Salvia splendens isolate huo1 chromosome 15, SspV2, whole genome shotgun sequence genome encodes:
- the LOC121767338 gene encoding UDP-glycosyltransferase 89A2-like, which translates to MQSMSSSSNGGVHILVFPFPAQGHMLPLLDLTHQLSLRGLAITIIITPKNLPILTPLLSSSPSIQTLILPLPPHPSLPPGVEHVQHIGNHGNIPIIAALCKLRDPIIQWCASHPNPPSALLSDFFLGWTHALADHLRIPRIVFYSSGAFTVAVFDHIWANYDSLEPESDLKLDDLPRSPSFPWVQLPSLFRRCKDLECRDKTAADFIKTSMAANAVSWASVYNSIWGLEGQFLSSKTAHQRVYSVGPLNLLDGWSKLRLGDVKPGSDDGVVAWLDGCGDGSVLYVCFGSQKLLKAAQAEALAAGLERSGIRFIWVVKDLTAQQVADGYGSVPDGFEARVSDRGLVVKGWAPQTAILSHRAVGGFLGHCGWNSTLEAVAAGVMILAWPMEADQFVNAKLLVEYMDTAVLICEGSDTVPHPAELSRKLSESMIGCATQRGRAKDLRKQALEAVQIGGSSIADLDKLAQQLSLL; encoded by the coding sequence ATGCAAAGCATGTCCAGTAGCAGCAATGGAGGAGTGCATATCTTGGTCTTCCCATTCCCTGCGCAAGGACACATGCTTCCCCTCCTCGATCTCACTCACCAACTCTCTCTCAGAGGTTTAGCCATCACTATCATAATCACCCCCAAAAATCTCCCAATCCTAACCCCTCTCCTCTCCTCCTCCCCTTCCATCCAAACCCTAATCCTCCCTTTGCCGCCCCACCCCTCCCTCCCTCCCGGCGTCGAACACGTCCAACACATCGGCAACCATGGAAACATCCCAATCATCGCCGCCCTCTGCAAACTCCGAGATCCTATTATCCAATGGTGCGCCTCTCACCCTAATCCCCCCTCCGCCCTCCTCTCTGATTTCTTCCTCGGCTGGACGCACGCCCTTGCCGATCACCTCCGAATCCCTAGGATCGTTTTCTACTCGTCCGGAGCATTTACCGTCGCGGTGTTCGATCACATCTGGGCGAATTACGATTCTCTCGAACCTGAATCTGATTTAAAATTGGACGATCTACCTCGATCGCCGAGCTTCCCGTGGGTTCAGCTGCCGTCGCTGTTCCGGCGGTGTAAGGATTTGGAATGTCGCGACAAGACTGCCGCTGACTTCATCAAGACTTCAATGGCGGCAAATGCTGTCAGCTGGGCTTCCGTTTACAACTCGATTTGGGGCTTGGAAGGACAGTTCTTGTCTTCAAAAACGGCCCATCAACGGGTTTATAGTGTTGGGCCGTTGAATCTGCTGGATGGGTGGAGTAAATTAAGGCTGGGCGATGTCAAACCGGGTTCGGATGATGGCGTGGTAGCTTGGCTTGATGGGTGTGGCGATGGGTCTGTCTTGTATGTATGTTTTGGGAGCCAAAAGCTGCTCAAGGCGGCTCAAGCAGAAGCCTTGGCTGCTGGGCTCGAAAGGAGTGGAATCCGGTTCATTTGGGTTGTGAAAGATCTGACCGCCCAGCAAGTGGCAGACGGTTATGGGTCGGTACCAGATGGGTTTGAGGCTCGTGTTTCAGACCGTGGCTTGGTTGTAAAGGGATGGGCCCCGCAGACGGCAATACTGAGCCACCGAGCTGTGGGTGGGTTCCTGGGTCACTGTGGTTGGAACTCAACGCTGGAAGCGGTCGCAGCTGGGGTGATGATACTGGCTTGGCCCATGGAAGCGGACCAGTTTGTGAATGCTAAGCTCTTGGTGGAGTACATGGACACTGCAGTCCTAATCTGTGAGGGTTCGGATACAGTGCCCCACCCAGCTGAATTGTCCCGTAAACTTAGCGAGTCAATGATAGGGTGCGCGACTCAAAGGGGTAGAGCCAAGGATTTGAGGAAACAAGCCCTGGAAGCAGTTCAAATTGGTGGTAGTTCCATCGCAGATTTGGATAAGCTCGCTCAACaattatctctactttaa